One window of the Halobacillus litoralis genome contains the following:
- a CDS encoding AzlC family ABC transporter permease, whose product MEPETIERSASSSRLHMIQRGIVAGLPIMLGYLPIALTYGVLASQTGMTNFELTLMSVLVFAGAAQFLAVGMVATGTGIIEIIIATFVLNFRHFVMSLSFVNRLKTIALRAKLPLTLGLTDETFTMSALYRKEAKETHGGLFYASLILTAYISWVGGSYLGGVLGDIMPSRLSDSMGIALYAMFIGLLIPSVKRNVRIALIAILAMLINFICQTLGMNQGWAIVIGTVVGGFSGIWILDDGEEVEG is encoded by the coding sequence ATGGAACCTGAAACGATTGAACGCTCTGCCTCATCAAGTCGTTTACATATGATTCAAAGAGGAATAGTTGCAGGGTTACCCATTATGCTCGGGTATTTACCGATTGCATTAACTTACGGGGTACTGGCCAGTCAAACTGGGATGACCAATTTTGAACTTACGCTGATGAGTGTACTTGTATTTGCGGGAGCAGCCCAGTTTCTAGCTGTTGGGATGGTTGCGACAGGGACAGGAATCATTGAGATCATTATTGCAACCTTCGTTCTCAACTTCAGACACTTTGTAATGAGTCTTTCTTTTGTCAATCGCTTAAAGACCATCGCTCTTCGTGCAAAATTACCATTAACTTTAGGTTTGACGGACGAAACATTCACGATGTCCGCACTTTATCGGAAAGAAGCGAAAGAAACACATGGCGGATTGTTCTATGCTTCATTGATTTTAACTGCTTATATTTCTTGGGTGGGTGGCTCTTATCTAGGTGGAGTCCTCGGTGACATTATGCCTTCCCGGCTGAGTGATAGTATGGGAATTGCGCTTTATGCTATGTTCATCGGTTTGCTTATTCCTTCAGTTAAAAGAAATGTCCGCATTGCATTGATAGCCATTTTAGCAATGTTGATTAACTTTATATGTCAGACTTTGGGGATGAACCAGGGTTGGGCGATTGTAATTGGAACTGTTGTCGGAGGGTTCAGCGGGATTTGGATCTTAGATGATGGAGAGGAGGTTGAGGGATGA
- the nhaC gene encoding Na+/H+ antiporter NhaC encodes MLHLQPKKLPTILEASLLLLTTIGIISYFIISIQTVPHVPILIGILVMLMYGFMKKMSFKDLQYGMTQGAQTGMGAVLLFFIIGILISSWMASGTIPVLINTGFLLAGGPWFLAIIFAVTAIIGIALGSSFTTAATVGVAFISVAQSMDVSLAMTAGAIVSGAFFGDKMSPLSDTTNLASTVVKVDLFDHIKNMTWTTIPAFIIAFVLFIFLSPEGSANVEQLNSFQTGLADAGLMHWSSWIPLAALIAMTITKRPAFLSLATSSIIATLIAGFRGVLEWGALWGTWFDGFQADTGNEVVNELLTRGGMNGMLFTVSLVILALALGGLFFVTGVIPSILSRLQKSLRTARSATLSTAFTAIGINIAIGEQYLSILLTGEAYQDVYEKAGLARKNLSRTLEDAGTVINPLVPWSVCGVFLADVLGVPVLDYLPFAFFCLLSPLLTILFGFTGKTLTPKGSENIQSLEKAN; translated from the coding sequence ATGCTGCATTTACAACCAAAAAAATTGCCGACTATCTTGGAAGCAAGTCTACTATTGCTCACCACCATTGGAATCATCAGCTATTTTATCATCTCGATCCAAACCGTCCCCCACGTTCCTATTTTAATCGGGATCCTTGTGATGCTTATGTATGGTTTCATGAAAAAGATGTCTTTTAAAGATCTTCAATACGGGATGACACAGGGTGCCCAGACAGGCATGGGTGCCGTGCTGTTATTTTTCATCATCGGAATTTTGATTTCCAGCTGGATGGCCAGCGGTACGATTCCTGTATTGATAAACACAGGATTCCTGCTAGCTGGAGGACCTTGGTTCTTAGCAATCATTTTTGCTGTAACGGCAATCATCGGGATCGCTCTGGGCAGCTCTTTCACCACTGCCGCTACTGTCGGTGTCGCTTTTATCAGTGTTGCTCAATCCATGGATGTTTCCTTAGCTATGACTGCAGGTGCTATCGTTTCCGGTGCATTCTTCGGCGATAAAATGTCTCCATTATCCGATACGACCAATTTAGCTTCTACTGTAGTGAAAGTAGACCTTTTTGATCATATCAAGAATATGACATGGACGACGATTCCTGCCTTTATCATCGCTTTCGTCCTTTTTATCTTTCTATCTCCTGAGGGAAGTGCAAATGTAGAGCAGCTGAACAGCTTCCAGACAGGTTTAGCTGACGCAGGCTTGATGCACTGGAGTTCGTGGATTCCTTTAGCTGCATTAATTGCAATGACAATCACTAAACGACCGGCTTTTCTATCCTTAGCGACCAGCAGCATCATTGCTACTTTGATTGCAGGTTTCCGCGGTGTCTTGGAATGGGGTGCCCTTTGGGGTACATGGTTCGATGGTTTCCAAGCCGATACAGGTAATGAAGTCGTCAATGAACTACTCACACGCGGAGGGATGAATGGGATGCTTTTCACCGTTTCCCTGGTCATTTTAGCCCTGGCTCTTGGTGGGTTGTTCTTCGTCACGGGAGTCATTCCGTCTATCCTGTCACGGTTGCAAAAATCGTTGAGAACGGCTAGATCAGCGACATTATCGACGGCCTTCACCGCCATTGGCATCAATATCGCCATTGGTGAGCAATACCTTTCAATTCTGCTCACTGGTGAAGCCTATCAAGACGTGTATGAAAAAGCTGGATTAGCCAGGAAAAACCTATCACGGACACTTGAAGATGCAGGCACTGTCATTAATCCCCTTGTACCATGGAGCGTCTGTGGAGTATTTTTGGCAGATGTGCTCGGTGTACCCGTATTGGATTATTTGCCGTTCGCTTTCTTCTGCTTACTCAGTCCGCTTTTGACAATCCTCTTCGGGTTCACTGGAAAAACATTAACCCCAAAAGGATCTGAGAATATACAATCGCTTGAAAAAGCTAATTAA
- a CDS encoding MBL fold metallo-hydrolase, with amino-acid sequence MDQFEHHEETNENWHMAHAEAEQVLDDVAFYRTLIANVIFLGKEGAEDWVLVDCGIGHYSKRIMEAAEKRYGGQPPQAIILTHGHFDHVGSAKKLADHWRVPIYIHPMEMDYVTGKRDYPVGDATVGGGLFAIMSPFFPTDPVDLSKYIHPIPNDGNLPFLKEWRVIHTPGHTPGHISLFRDKDRTLITGDAFITVKQESSLAVFIQHQHVHGPPAYFTHNWNEAEKSVQKLAKLNPAVAVTGHGLPMEDELLANQLNDLAANFKELAVPKHKNKEH; translated from the coding sequence ATGGATCAATTCGAACACCATGAAGAAACAAATGAAAATTGGCATATGGCCCATGCTGAAGCAGAACAAGTTCTTGACGATGTTGCTTTTTACCGGACCTTGATCGCCAATGTGATTTTTCTTGGCAAAGAAGGCGCAGAGGATTGGGTGCTCGTAGATTGCGGGATTGGTCATTATAGCAAGAGAATTATGGAAGCAGCAGAAAAACGCTATGGAGGTCAGCCTCCTCAAGCCATCATTCTGACACATGGCCACTTTGATCATGTCGGTTCAGCGAAGAAATTAGCAGATCATTGGCGGGTTCCTATCTATATACATCCTATGGAAATGGACTATGTCACAGGTAAACGGGACTACCCCGTAGGAGATGCAACAGTAGGAGGAGGGCTCTTTGCTATTATGTCCCCTTTTTTCCCGACAGACCCTGTAGACTTAAGCAAGTATATTCACCCCATTCCTAATGATGGCAATCTCCCCTTCTTAAAAGAATGGCGGGTGATTCATACTCCAGGTCATACCCCTGGTCATATCTCCTTATTCCGGGACAAAGACCGTACATTGATTACAGGAGACGCTTTCATTACAGTCAAACAGGAATCAAGCTTGGCTGTTTTCATCCAACATCAACATGTTCACGGCCCACCGGCTTATTTCACACACAACTGGAATGAAGCAGAAAAATCTGTCCAGAAATTAGCAAAGCTGAATCCAGCAGTTGCGGTGACCGGCCATGGGTTACCAATGGAAGATGAATTATTAGCCAATCAATTAAATGACCTTGCAGCAAACTTCAAGGAATTAGCGGTACCCAAACATAAAAACAAGGAACACTAA
- a CDS encoding cobalamin-binding protein has protein sequence MRIVSICPSNTEIIAYLDRVHLLVGVDNYSDYPPQVERLPKLGPDLSIDIEKVAELQPDLVLASLSVPGMEKNIEGLDEYGLPYIILNPNSIYEISEDIRRVGKAIGIEAEANSKAHTFILEIEKFKARAEQSGDKPSLYWEWWPKPVFTPGGLNWLTEISELAGAYNIFRDENTASFQTDWEDVKRRDPDHICMVWVGVKEEKMNTDLIRKRPGWDELTAVKQDRIHVLEESLFCRPSPRLLVGLRKIEEIIRNEKGNPS, from the coding sequence GTGAGAATTGTGTCGATTTGTCCTAGTAATACTGAAATTATCGCCTATCTTGACCGCGTACATCTGTTGGTTGGTGTCGACAATTATTCTGATTACCCTCCCCAAGTGGAGAGATTGCCTAAACTTGGACCTGACTTATCTATTGATATAGAAAAAGTAGCAGAACTGCAACCGGATTTAGTTCTTGCTTCCTTGTCTGTTCCAGGTATGGAGAAAAATATTGAAGGTCTGGATGAATATGGTCTGCCTTATATTATATTGAATCCAAACAGTATTTATGAGATTTCAGAAGATATTCGCAGGGTGGGAAAAGCCATTGGTATCGAAGCGGAAGCAAATTCGAAAGCGCATACATTTATTTTGGAGATAGAAAAATTCAAAGCAAGAGCTGAGCAGAGTGGAGATAAGCCTTCTCTTTACTGGGAATGGTGGCCGAAACCTGTATTTACACCAGGAGGGCTGAACTGGTTGACAGAAATCAGTGAGCTTGCAGGTGCTTACAACATTTTTCGAGATGAAAATACAGCAAGTTTCCAGACTGATTGGGAAGATGTGAAGCGGCGAGATCCAGATCATATATGCATGGTGTGGGTCGGAGTGAAAGAAGAAAAGATGAATACTGATCTAATAAGAAAGAGACCGGGGTGGGATGAACTGACCGCAGTTAAGCAGGACCGTATTCATGTGTTGGAAGAATCCCTTTTCTGTCGTCCAAGTCCGAGGCTTCTCGTGGGATTGAGGAAAATCGAAGAGATTATCAGAAACGAAAAAGGCAACCCCTCATAA
- a CDS encoding alpha/beta fold hydrolase — MTTTLLDTTRGIVEFTYKGVGPALLLLKGGHSTRNTDLSHSSLVYEGFSLLTVSRPGYDYTEPSTGRTPEEFAETIVEILDHLNIESVSVIAISAAGPTGIALASSHPERVNKLLMEAALTSPWNKKTKQKAKILFGPAERIVWGSLRTLLKFFPDLIMKQLLSEMTTEDVDAYLERLSPNDRRFIYDMLSTSQSGKGFTNDLEHTVPDMNRLEVPVLGMYSQKDRSVPYTNALLLKSSVPDCEIFEVDADSHLIWIGKDAQEVWKKRLEFLSQS; from the coding sequence ATGACCACTACACTCCTTGATACGACGAGAGGGATAGTTGAATTTACATATAAAGGTGTTGGACCGGCACTATTGTTGTTGAAAGGCGGTCACTCCACCCGGAATACCGACCTGTCCCACAGCAGTCTCGTTTATGAAGGCTTTTCTTTATTGACGGTTTCCAGGCCTGGTTACGATTATACGGAACCATCCACTGGAAGAACACCTGAGGAATTCGCTGAGACCATTGTAGAAATACTTGATCATTTAAATATTGAAAGTGTGAGCGTGATCGCAATATCAGCTGCTGGCCCAACAGGAATCGCCTTAGCCTCCAGTCACCCTGAACGTGTGAATAAGCTCTTGATGGAAGCGGCATTGACCAGCCCCTGGAACAAAAAAACCAAACAAAAGGCGAAAATCCTCTTCGGTCCTGCCGAACGAATTGTTTGGGGCAGTTTAAGAACGTTGCTCAAGTTTTTCCCCGATCTTATTATGAAACAACTTCTTTCAGAAATGACGACAGAAGATGTGGACGCCTATCTAGAAAGGCTCTCACCTAATGACCGCCGCTTCATTTATGATATGTTATCTACCTCTCAATCAGGAAAAGGCTTCACGAATGACTTAGAACACACGGTTCCTGATATGAACCGTTTAGAAGTCCCTGTATTGGGGATGTATTCACAAAAAGATAGAAGTGTTCCCTACACCAATGCTTTGTTATTGAAATCCTCAGTTCCCGATTGTGAAATTTTCGAAGTGGATGCAGACAGTCATTTGATTTGGATTGGAAAAGATGCTCAGGAAGTATGGAAGAAACGGTTGGAATTTTTGAGTCAATCCTAA
- a CDS encoding cold-shock protein has product MVEGTVKWFNAEKGFGFIEVEGQDDVFVHFSAIQEEGFKSLEEGQVVSFEIEEGQRGPQAANVQK; this is encoded by the coding sequence ATGGTCGAAGGTACAGTAAAATGGTTTAACGCAGAAAAAGGTTTCGGATTTATTGAAGTAGAAGGTCAAGACGACGTCTTCGTACACTTCTCTGCTATTCAAGAAGAAGGATTCAAATCCCTTGAAGAAGGACAAGTTGTTTCTTTCGAAATTGAAGAAGGTCAGCGTGGACCACAAGCAGCTAACGTTCAAAAATAA
- the map gene encoding type I methionyl aminopeptidase — translation MIKRKSQREIEKMHEAGKLLASVHKQLRTFIKPGVTTMEIENFVEKYLAERGATGEQKGYQGYEFTTCASINDEICHGFPRKEQLEEGDIVTIDMVVNLNGFLADSAWTHAVGEVSEETQKLMDVTKTSLYKGIEQAVPGNRIGDIGHAIQAYAEGEGYSVVRDFTGHGIGESIHEDPYIPHFGAAGKGARLKEGMVITIEPMINIGGWASQMDENNWTARTVDGTLSAQYEHTVAVTKEGPVILTEQDVE, via the coding sequence ATGATTAAACGTAAGAGTCAAAGAGAAATTGAAAAGATGCACGAAGCAGGGAAGTTGTTAGCAAGTGTACACAAACAACTTCGTACATTTATAAAACCAGGTGTGACAACAATGGAAATCGAAAATTTTGTTGAAAAATATCTGGCAGAGCGTGGGGCGACAGGGGAACAAAAAGGGTATCAGGGATACGAATTCACTACATGCGCCTCGATTAATGATGAGATTTGCCATGGCTTCCCTCGAAAAGAGCAGCTTGAAGAGGGGGACATTGTTACAATTGACATGGTTGTAAACTTGAATGGATTCCTGGCTGACTCTGCATGGACGCATGCGGTCGGTGAAGTCAGTGAGGAAACCCAAAAACTGATGGATGTTACCAAAACATCGTTGTATAAAGGAATAGAGCAGGCAGTACCGGGTAATCGAATCGGTGATATCGGCCATGCCATCCAAGCTTATGCAGAAGGGGAGGGGTATTCGGTTGTCCGTGATTTCACCGGACACGGAATCGGTGAATCCATTCATGAAGATCCCTATATTCCTCACTTTGGCGCAGCTGGAAAAGGTGCCCGATTGAAAGAGGGGATGGTCATTACCATTGAGCCGATGATCAATATCGGCGGATGGGCCAGTCAAATGGATGAAAATAACTGGACGGCTCGCACAGTTGATGGCACATTGTCCGCTCAATATGAGCACACAGTAGCCGTTACAAAAGAGGGACCGGTCATTTTGACAGAACAGGATGTAGAGTAG
- a CDS encoding sugar O-acetyltransferase — protein MGVTEKEKMLSGELYEPWDDELIIERSRARQLTNSLNQTKDSENHYRKQLIEDLFGTIEGEMGLEPPFYCDYGYNIHVGEGFFANFNCVFLDVCPITIGKRVLIGPNVQLYTATHPIDRKTRASGLEAGKPITVGDDVWIGGNAVVNPGVTIGDNVIIGAGAVVTKDVPANVFVGGNPAKRIKDIE, from the coding sequence ATGGGTGTGACGGAAAAGGAAAAAATGTTATCTGGAGAATTATACGAACCATGGGATGATGAGTTGATAATTGAAAGATCTCGTGCAAGGCAGTTGACAAATTCACTGAACCAGACAAAGGATTCTGAGAATCACTACCGAAAACAATTGATTGAAGATTTATTTGGAACTATTGAAGGAGAAATGGGTCTCGAGCCCCCTTTTTATTGTGATTATGGATACAATATCCACGTAGGGGAGGGGTTCTTCGCTAATTTCAACTGTGTATTTTTAGATGTTTGTCCAATTACAATCGGAAAACGTGTATTGATTGGTCCAAATGTCCAATTATATACAGCCACTCACCCTATCGATAGGAAAACGCGCGCAAGTGGATTGGAAGCTGGAAAACCGATTACGGTTGGAGATGACGTCTGGATTGGAGGGAATGCAGTCGTTAATCCAGGAGTAACAATCGGAGATAACGTCATTATTGGTGCGGGAGCTGTAGTGACGAAAGACGTGCCCGCCAATGTGTTTGTCGGTGGAAATCCTGCCAAACGGATTAAAGACATAGAATGA
- a CDS encoding GNAT family N-acetyltransferase: MQTRELNGSDAARYYELRLEALLTNPDAFITTYEQEKQRPDPIKSTADRLDSKTSRTFGLFSEETLVGVVTLIKEAHPKFAHKASIVAMYITPENRRKGGAELLIQEVILFSQAIHLEVLHLSVVTDNQPAKKLYEKLGFESYGVERKAIKLPDRYLDEEHMALFLKQ, from the coding sequence ATGCAAACACGTGAATTGAATGGTTCAGATGCTGCACGGTATTACGAACTCCGTCTAGAAGCATTATTAACCAACCCAGATGCCTTTATCACAACTTATGAACAAGAAAAACAAAGACCTGACCCAATAAAATCGACAGCCGATCGTTTGGATAGCAAAACATCCCGCACCTTTGGTCTTTTCTCGGAAGAAACTCTTGTCGGGGTGGTTACTTTAATTAAAGAAGCTCATCCAAAATTCGCTCACAAAGCATCGATCGTAGCGATGTACATAACACCGGAAAACAGAAGAAAAGGCGGGGCTGAGCTGTTGATCCAGGAGGTCATTCTTTTTTCTCAAGCCATTCACCTAGAAGTTCTCCATTTAAGTGTAGTAACGGACAATCAACCTGCGAAAAAACTCTATGAGAAACTGGGGTTCGAATCCTATGGTGTCGAACGCAAAGCGATCAAGCTGCCAGATCGGTACTTGGATGAAGAACACATGGCACTTTTTCTCAAACAATGA
- a CDS encoding ABC transporter ATP-binding protein — MIEINHISKSFPGKQAVKNLDLNIPDGKIFGFLGPNGAGKSTTIKMMTGILPIDEGSIRINGVDVAEAPMKAKHLFGYVPDRSDIFLRLKGIEYLNFIADVFHVPKQVRKEKIEYLTKSFGIYEALDDHIQTYSHGMRQKIVVSGVLLHDPDVWILDEPLTGLDPKSSYTLKEMMREHAARGKIVFFSTHVLEVVEQLCDEVAIINNGHVQFQGNMAEMRQQFKEDNNLERLFLELTQNG; from the coding sequence ATGATTGAAATCAATCACATCTCAAAAAGCTTCCCTGGTAAGCAGGCTGTCAAAAATCTTGATTTGAATATTCCGGATGGTAAGATCTTCGGTTTTCTCGGGCCGAACGGTGCTGGTAAATCAACGACGATTAAAATGATGACAGGAATCTTACCTATCGATGAAGGTTCAATTAGGATAAACGGTGTCGATGTGGCAGAAGCTCCGATGAAGGCAAAGCACTTATTCGGTTACGTACCAGATCGGTCTGACATCTTTCTAAGGTTAAAAGGGATCGAATATTTGAATTTCATTGCTGACGTTTTTCATGTACCGAAGCAGGTCAGAAAGGAAAAAATCGAATACTTGACCAAAAGCTTCGGCATTTATGAAGCACTGGATGATCACATCCAAACCTATTCGCACGGGATGCGTCAAAAAATCGTCGTCAGCGGTGTACTCCTGCATGATCCAGATGTGTGGATACTCGACGAGCCTTTGACAGGACTTGACCCTAAATCTTCCTATACATTAAAGGAAATGATGCGTGAACATGCAGCCAGAGGTAAAATCGTATTTTTCTCAACACATGTCTTAGAAGTCGTCGAACAGTTATGTGACGAAGTAGCTATTATCAATAATGGCCACGTCCAATTCCAAGGCAATATGGCTGAAATGAGGCAGCAATTCAAAGAAGACAACAACCTTGAGCGCCTTTTCTTGGAGTTGACTCAAAATGGGTAA
- a CDS encoding putative ABC transporter permease subunit has protein sequence MGKAWKLMKIMVKMQLSMAGKSSMEKFGYVLVGLMMIPFGLLILFFIQGLIGNMYAALAPTGNESVILGLLFVMMTFAFCFISIGTVLSSFYFAEDVESFIALPFQPYQILSGKSAVPFLSLYGLNSVLLLPSLIFYGLHSGSGLLYYLFALILWLLTPIIPFVLTSIVLMFIMRFANISKNKDRTKVLVGLLGFVFAIGINVLIRLDSGGSNSDIANMVTEQNALLELVTKFFPSAYFSSIALTQPGTLSGISYFILMIVLSAGAIVLFLTMGQKFYFKGVLGLSGGKRSTFKEENIQKKLKQQPVLYSLWRKEMKIIFRTPTFFTQIVVQSLFLPVFLIIIILLDPNGPLTEMGAQLNDIDGKKAILGMFGFSVIAFGINPASFSSISRDGKSWNTHLHLPIPPSTVILSKLWTSFFMNLLSMLLISAAALFILNVPFTIWGIWFVLSLVLSWIASIAGLVVDFTSPKLNWTDEREVFKGRFIGIAPLAIEAVVFGVIILVLWNISGLKGIWSVSAVLLSILTLLSVISHVGLKFVIKSKYHQIS, from the coding sequence ATGGGTAAAGCATGGAAACTAATGAAAATCATGGTCAAAATGCAATTGTCGATGGCTGGTAAGAGTTCTATGGAGAAGTTCGGTTACGTTCTGGTAGGTCTAATGATGATCCCTTTCGGCCTGCTTATATTGTTCTTCATCCAGGGGCTGATCGGTAATATGTATGCGGCACTCGCCCCCACAGGAAATGAAAGCGTAATTCTGGGTCTCCTGTTCGTCATGATGACCTTTGCCTTTTGTTTTATCAGTATAGGAACTGTGCTCAGCTCTTTTTATTTTGCTGAAGACGTGGAATCCTTTATCGCACTTCCTTTTCAGCCTTATCAAATATTATCCGGGAAGTCAGCGGTTCCCTTTTTATCCTTATATGGATTGAACAGCGTCCTATTATTGCCGTCCCTGATATTTTACGGCCTACATAGTGGCTCCGGGCTGCTCTATTACTTATTCGCTCTCATCCTATGGTTACTGACTCCCATCATTCCGTTTGTACTCACCTCCATCGTGCTCATGTTCATCATGCGCTTCGCCAATATATCGAAGAACAAAGACCGGACAAAGGTGCTCGTAGGTCTGCTTGGCTTCGTATTCGCAATAGGTATCAATGTCCTCATTCGACTGGATTCAGGTGGTTCAAACAGCGACATTGCCAATATGGTCACTGAACAAAATGCACTTCTGGAACTTGTTACGAAGTTTTTCCCGAGCGCCTATTTCAGCAGCATTGCCCTTACTCAGCCAGGAACACTCAGCGGTATTTCATACTTTATCCTTATGATCGTCCTTTCCGCAGGCGCTATCGTGCTGTTTTTAACAATGGGACAGAAATTTTACTTTAAAGGGGTGCTTGGACTCTCCGGTGGGAAAAGAAGTACTTTCAAAGAAGAGAATATCCAGAAAAAATTAAAGCAGCAGCCGGTTTTATATAGTTTGTGGAGAAAAGAAATGAAAATCATTTTCCGAACGCCGACTTTCTTCACACAAATCGTGGTTCAGAGTCTCTTTCTACCCGTCTTCCTGATCATCATCATCCTTCTTGATCCAAATGGACCGCTCACAGAGATGGGAGCCCAACTGAATGATATAGATGGTAAAAAAGCGATTCTGGGCATGTTCGGTTTTTCTGTTATTGCTTTCGGAATTAATCCAGCCTCTTTTTCGTCCATTTCAAGAGATGGGAAAAGCTGGAACACACATCTCCATTTACCTATCCCACCAAGTACGGTGATTTTGAGTAAGCTCTGGACATCCTTTTTCATGAATTTGTTGTCCATGCTGCTGATCAGTGCTGCCGCCTTATTTATACTCAATGTCCCCTTCACAATCTGGGGAATATGGTTTGTGCTTTCCTTAGTATTGAGCTGGATTGCCAGTATTGCAGGCTTGGTCGTCGATTTCACCAGTCCGAAGCTTAATTGGACAGACGAAAGGGAAGTTTTTAAAGGGAGGTTCATCGGAATAGCTCCGTTGGCGATTGAAGCGGTAGTTTTCGGAGTGATTATCCTTGTCCTTTGGAACATAAGTGGGCTCAAGGGGATCTGGTCGGTCTCAGCAGTCCTTTTGTCTATACTTACCTTGCTGTCAGTGATCAGTCATGTAGGGTTGAAGTTTGTGATAAAATCCAAATATCATCAGATCAGCTAG
- a CDS encoding zinc ribbon domain-containing protein: MSEQGCIKCGSTDADQKDVSMTGAGLSKMFDVQNNQFTVVFCKNCGYSEFYNKNASKAGNIFDFFFGG, translated from the coding sequence ATGAGCGAACAAGGATGTATCAAATGTGGAAGTACAGATGCGGATCAGAAGGATGTTTCAATGACTGGTGCAGGGTTGTCAAAAATGTTCGATGTCCAGAACAACCAATTTACTGTAGTGTTTTGTAAGAACTGTGGCTATTCGGAGTTCTATAACAAGAACGCTTCCAAAGCGGGTAATATTTTCGACTTTTTCTTCGGAGGATAA
- a CDS encoding DMT family transporter, with product MSDRNKGIILLLISAFGFSMMAALVKLSGDVPTVQKTLFRNLVSAIIAFGFVLYNKERLFGKKEHQTLLLSRSALGTIGMVLFFYAIDNLVLSDADMLNKLSPFLLIIFSAIFLKEKARMYQVLAIIIAFIGTLFIIKPAFSLELIPYLAGIFSAVFAAGAYTLLRVLGDKEKFYTIVFYFSFFTTVTLLPFTIAFYEPMTGMQWVYLLSAGAFATLGQFGLTIAYKYAPAREISIFFYSTVVYSALISIFLFGQIPEILSILGYITIFGASLYMFMKNNKEAKKAETD from the coding sequence ATGAGCGATCGTAATAAAGGAATAATCTTACTACTCATATCCGCTTTCGGCTTCTCGATGATGGCTGCGCTCGTCAAGCTATCAGGAGATGTACCGACAGTTCAAAAGACTCTATTCCGTAACCTGGTGTCCGCGATCATCGCATTCGGTTTCGTTCTATACAATAAAGAGCGTTTGTTCGGTAAAAAAGAGCATCAAACGCTGTTACTTTCCCGTTCAGCACTTGGCACCATCGGTATGGTCCTGTTTTTTTATGCCATTGATAACCTTGTCCTCTCTGACGCGGACATGCTCAACAAGTTGAGCCCATTTTTATTGATCATATTTTCAGCTATCTTTTTGAAAGAGAAAGCACGTATGTATCAAGTACTGGCCATAATCATCGCTTTCATAGGCACGTTGTTTATCATCAAGCCCGCCTTTTCGCTTGAACTCATCCCTTACTTAGCCGGAATCTTCTCCGCTGTATTCGCAGCAGGAGCCTATACTTTATTACGCGTGTTAGGAGATAAAGAAAAATTCTACACCATCGTCTTTTATTTTTCCTTTTTCACGACAGTAACCCTGTTGCCATTTACTATAGCGTTTTATGAACCGATGACAGGAATGCAGTGGGTGTACCTGCTATCCGCAGGTGCTTTTGCGACTTTAGGTCAATTCGGTCTGACCATTGCATACAAATACGCGCCCGCACGGGAGATTTCGATTTTCTTCTATTCCACAGTCGTTTATTCCGCACTGATCAGTATTTTCTTATTCGGACAAATCCCTGAAATCCTCAGCATACTGGGGTACATCACCATCTTCGGCGCTTCTTTGTATATGTTCATGAAAAATAACAAAGAGGCAAAAAAAGCAGAGACTGACTGA